The DNA segment AGTACATCGGGAACCGGAAACACCTCGCCATACAGGTAGTTGAATCGCCGGGCAATCTCCCGTGTAAGCTCTACATGGGCTTCGTTGTCCTTGCCTACCGGTACGATGTGTGCCCGGGGCAACAGGATATCAGCTGACTGTAAAACCGGATATCCCAGCAGTCCGAACGGCATCTCGTTCAGATCCGCAGCGCGCGCCATGTCCTTGAGGCTTGGCAACCGCTGCAGCCGGGGCACGGTAACCAGCATCTCGAAGAACAGATTCAGTTCGTACACCTCCGGCACGGCCGACTGGAGGTAGATGGTGGTACTGTCAGGATCTATGCCACAAGCAAGATAGTCGGTAACCATCTGTCGGGCATTCTCGGTAATCCCTTCGATATCCTTCCGGTCCGGTTTGGTCGTCAGCATATGCAGGTCCGCCACCAGGAAGTAGGATTCGTACTCCCGCTGCAGCTTGACCCGATTCTGGATTGACCCGACATAGTGTCCAAGATGTAGCCTTCCGGTCGGTCGATCGCCGGTTAACAGACGCTTTTGCATGATGTCCTCGCTTTACTAATTGGTGTCTTGTGTATCGCCGACCGGCGACGCTTCGGCAGCAGCCTCGTAATTCCGGGCCACCGCCTTACCGGATTCCATCATAACGCTGATGGGTCGCATATCGGGAATATTCCCGCACACTATCTTGATAACCATGGTGAGCGGCACCGCCAGAAACATGCCGACTACCCCCCACAACCAGCCCCAGAACAGCAAGGAAAAGATAATCACTACCGGGCTGAGGTTCAGCCTGTCACCCTGCAGCTTGGGATCCACTATATTACCGATAATCAGCTGAGACAGCCACATGATAGCCGAGGCAAGAATGATCGGATTCGGCTCGGGATAGAACTGCACCAGAATAAACAGGAAGCTTACCGCACTTATTATAATTGATCCGATATTCGGGATAAAGTTGAACATAAAAGTCAGGATCCCCCAGATGATGGCAAAATCCACCCCCACCAGAGAGAAGCCTGCGGTAACAATCCCGCCGGTAAGGGCACTGGTGAGCAGCTTCAGCCCCAGATAGTGACCGACCTGTTCGTTGATGTGCATGGTAAGCCGCATGATTTTATCGGTTCGCGGACCTTCAATAGCAGCGACAACCTTGGTCTGGATGTACGGAGCCTCCACCAGGATGAACAACAGAAACAGCATTACCATAACAAACCCGGAGATAAAACTGATAAATCCCCCGGAAAGCGCAAAGAGGTAACTGCTTACCGTGCGCATGATATTGAACTCGGCAATCATCTCGGCCGGCACATTAAAGTTCTCTGCCAGGGCCTCGATTATCTCGATAAATCGTCGCTGATACGAGGGAAATTGTCGCAGCAGCTGCTGCCCGCTGGTGTACAGAATCAGTCCGACCAGGAAACCGGCACCCAGAATCAATACAATCACCGCTGTAATCGAGAGAATTCTTGGCACATAGAGCCGGGTCAGCAACCGGATTATCGGATACACCGCAAACGCCAGCAGCCCGGCTATTACCAGCGGCAGCACAAACGAGCCGATCATGCGCAAAACCGTGCCGACAAGCACCAGGGCAATCACCAGCAGCAGACCGGTGTTGAGTCGCGTATTCTCCATACCGATCAGAATACCACTTTCTTCCCAGCTGCGTCCATGCTACGGCCGGATATACACGGCGCCGTCGCCCCTTCAAAAAAAAAACGGCACCGCCCTTCAGAACGATGCCGCATACAAGCCTGCTGCAGTGCTACTCAGCGCTGCCGCCGTCAAGGGTGTAATAGATATATCCCAGGGCACTGATAAAAAAGCTTACCGATGCTGCAACCGCCAGGAAAACCACCACCATTGCCAATCCTTCACTGACAGCACCGATTACCGCCGACAGGATAAAAACCGCCACGCCGACCACGATACCCAGCACCAGGTAGGCCAGAAAGATCGTCCATTTCTTGCCATACGTGACCTCGTTACTGCGCACCAGCGCGGTGAGCGGATTTTCTCCCTGATCTACCGCTATCAGGGTACCAAGGGTCCATGCAAGTGAAAGAACAATTCCTGGTACGAACATGAAAATAATTCCCATGTAAATCCCGACCAGCTGCAGTCCCTGTACCAGAAAAAAGTTACCCATCTGCTTGCGATACTGCGGATTGAACACCTCGGTATAGGAAATACCCTCGCCGCGACCTGCCTTGGCCGGCAGACCAACGGTAATCCCGATTGTGGTGCCGATGTTGATGTACGGAATCCAGATGGTTAGCGCCCACAGGATAAAGTTGACCGCCACCGGCAGGATGTTTTTCACCCCGTCCTCCAGCGCACGACTGATAATACTGCCAACAGTAAGATCACTCTTCATAACGACCTCCTCCATGAAATTAGTCACTCCACCTATCACTATAAGACCGGCACGCCTGGATTGCAAATCCTCCATTGACAGAGGCTCGGCATATCGGAACCATACAGCGATATGAAGGCACCAGACTACGATGTGATTGTAATTGGCGGCGGTCCCGCTGGCATGATGGCGGCAGCATCCGCGGCCGAGAGGGGTGCGTCGGTGCTGTTACTGGAGAAGAACCCCGAACCGGGGCGCAAGCTGCTGCTGTCCGGCGGAGGGCGCTGCAATTTCACCAACGTGGAACCGGATGTGCACCGCCTGACAGCTCGATACGGTGCAGCAGGCAAATCCCTGATCAGCCCCTTCTCCAAAATGGGTCCCCGAGAGGTCCTCGAGTTTTTTGCCAGTCGCGGCATGCCGCACAAGGTAGAGGACAACGGCCGGGCATTCCCGGCAACCAACAAGGCCGAATCGGTACTCAAGGTACTGCTGGCGGAGATGAGAACCCATGGAGTCAAAATCCGGACCGGTGCCACGGTGGACGCCCTGCTGGTGAACGGCAGCATACCCGCCAACCGTGAGGTCCATGGTGTACGTCTGGGATCAACGCGAATAACTGCCCGCACAGTTATTACCGCTGCCGGCGGTCTGGCCTATCCGGAAACCGGTTCGACCGGGGACGGGTTCCGCTGGATGCAGCGCTGCGGCCATAGCATTGTTCATCCGGAGCCATCACTGGTGCCGGTAATCGTACATGAACCCTGGATAGCCGAGTTGCAGGGTCTGGCCTTTCCCGAGATCAGGATCGCTGTACTGGCCGGGGGCCGGGTACTGGAACGGGTTACCGGTAAGATCCTGTTCACACACTTTGGTCTGAGCGGACCGGGAATCCTGAATCTTGCCAGCCGGATTGCCGATGCCGCCGCCAGCAACCCGGACAAACCGGTACGGATATCGCTTGACTTCTTCCCCGAAGATGACGGCGGCAGTCTGGATCGACATCTGCAGCAGCTGTTTGCCGCTGCACCCAAACGCAAGCTCAAGAACCTGCTGGACGAACTGCTGCCGCCAAGACTGACGGCGCGTATACTGGCAGCCGCCGTGGATACAGGCACAACCAGCATAACGGACATAGCCAGCATAACCGGCAGCAGTGTGCCGCGCCAGCTGCGAAAGCGCCTGGTACAGCTGATGCAGGACTTCCGGGTAACCTACAAAGGGCTGCAAAGCGAGGACTGGGCCATTGTGTCGCGCGGCGGCATACCCTGTAACGAGATAGACTTCCGGACCATGCAGTCAAAGCTGGTTTCCGGGCTGTACGCCGTCGGAGACATGCTGGACATCAACCGCCCGTCGGGTGGCTACAGCCTGCAGATCTGCTGGGCAACCGGGTTTGTGGCCGGCTGCGCTGCCGCCGCGCAGGCCCGGTCACGGTAAAGCCCGCGTCAGCAGCTAAGAACCGTCAAGAGCCTGCTGAACCGTCACGCTTCCATGAAAAACCCGGCAGAACCAGCGCCGGCTGAATCGCTTGTACCAGCTGACCTTAGCCCGGGCAGATGTCTGCCGACGTGCAGCCGCTGCGGCCTCCCGGTAGAAACGTTCATGCCATGCCAGAACCAGCTCCTGCATGTAGGGTGCGCGGTCAAGCTCACGTTTCAGCAGCAGGGCTGCGGTAGAAATCAACTGACGATACAGAAACATATAACAGCCGGCCTCCTGGGGAAGCGGCTCGAAATCCGGTATGAATTCGGGAACGCGACTGATCTGCAGAAACATACGGTATTCATCCTCGGAGCTCATAAAGGTGTGACCCCAGCGGCTGCGAACCATCTGCAACCCGCTGCGCAGCAGATTGCGTCGCCGGTATCGTGAGATGAACTTCGTGTATACCTCTCCCAGCCAGATACCATCGGGATTCTCATAGCTGTTCCAGAGCTGAATCATCCGGACAAAGATATCGGTGTCATACATACCGGGAAAGAGATACGACAGGGAGTTTCTCTGGATATAGCTGATCGAATTGCGGTAAAGATTCTCGTACCAGTACTCGATCTGCTCATCAAGACTGTATGGATCCCTGCCAAAATGACGGCGAAAGTACGACAGATTGTAGTCAGTTATCTCGCGTTCCAACAATTCCCAGGTTTCCGGGCAGGCAACAGAGAACCTGCTGTCGGGCAGGACATGAAACACCCCGGTACGACGGTGAAACCGCTCCTTGGCGCACAGGAGTGCAAGCCGATTCCGGTCCAGGCTGCAGGGCAGCTGATAATCCAGAGATAACCTGGTAACCACTGCCGGCAGAAATTCAACCCCCAGGCTGCGGGCTGCGGAAACCCGGTGATGTCCGTCGCGTACGAAGTAATAGCCGCCGATCTCCATCACCCTGATTGCTTCGTTCAATTCCTGGGCCTGCAGCAGGCGGTAGACGGTCTGCCAGCGCGTGCGCATCCAGCGTCTTCGCGGATAAAAAGAGCGCGAAAAATCGTCGCCCCGATCCTCGCTGCCGATTATACGTGCAACCGGTATTTCCCGGGGGCCGAGATAGGTTTCGCTGCCGGTCTGCACACGACTGGCGACCTGCGACAGCAGCAGCAAGCGGTTATCCTGGCGACGCAGTCGCGCCGCCAGGCCGGTATCAGAGCGCCCACGACGCACTGCCCGATCGAACGCAGCCGATGCGCGCTCGGCTGCGATAGAGTTGTCCATCAGGCGGGCTGCCGCCCCAGCTTGGCACGCAGCACCCGCTGCAGAATACCGCCGTGGCGGTAGTACTCGACCTCGACGGTGCTGTCGATGCGGCATACTGCCTGGAAGCCGGTGGTTTTTCCGCTGTCATGCACTGCTGTTACCTGCAGCAGCTGTCCCGGGGCAACAGTATCATCAACCGCAATCTCGAACCGTTCCGATCCGTCCAGCCCCAGCGATGCGGCGCTTTCACCGTCCTGGAACTGCAGCGGCAGAATACCCATGCCCACCAGATTGCTGCGGTGGATACGCTCAAACGACTGAGCAATTACTGCGCGAATGCCCAGCAGATATGGCCCCTTGGCTGCCCAGTCGCGACTGGAACCCATTCCATAATCCTTGCCGGCCAGCACGATCGCCGGAACCCCGTCCTGCTTGTAGCGCATCCCGGCATCGAATATCGACATCGGCTCTCCGCTGGGGAAATGGGTAGTGGCACTGCCAGTGGTACCCGGGGCGAGCAGATTCCGGAACCGGATGTTGGCAAAGGTTCCACGGGTCATAACCCGGTCGTTGCCGCGGCGACTGCCGTAGGAATTGAAATCGCGGGGTTCTACCCCCAGTGCCTGCAGATACTGACCTGCCGGTGATGCAGGATCGATTGCCCCGGCCGGGCTGATGTGGTCAGTAGTGATGCTGTCGCCCGCCATAACAAGAACCCTGGCATTGCTGATCGGCGAGATCGTCCCGGGTTCGGCCTGCATCCCTTCGAAGAAATCCGGCTCCTGGATGTAGCTGCTGGACTGGTTCCAGGGGTACAGAGCGTCATCGGTAACCGGAATCCGGTTCCACTGTTCGTTGGAGCTTTCCAGGCCGCTGTAGCTTTTGATAAAGGCATCACGATCCAGCGCCTTGTCAACAAACTGCAGAATCTCCTGGTCGTCCGGCCAGATATCCCGCAGGTATACCGGCTTCCCATCCTGATCGGTGCCGATTGGCTCCCGTTCAAAATCGATGTTTACGGTACCCGCAATACCATAGGCTACAACCAGCGGCGGAGAGGCCAGGTAGTTGGCCCGGGTATGGGGGTTGATCCGGCCCTCAAAGTTCCGGTTGCCGGAAAGAACCCCGGCCACCACCAGGTCGCCCTGCTCGACTGCACCAGACACCTCGGTCGGCAGAGGTCCACTGTTGCCGATACAGGTCATACAGCCGTAGCCGACCAGATAGTAGCCGAGTTTCTCCATCTCCTGCATCAAGCCTGCCCGGATAAGGTAATCGGTAACAATCAGGGAACCCGGCGCAAAACTGGTCTTGACCCAGGGCTTGGTGGTCAACCCGCGCTCGGCAGCCTTCTTTGCCAGTATCCCGGCACTCAACAGAACCGAGGGGTTCGAGGTATTGGTACAGCTGGTAATCGAGGCAATGGCTACATCGCCGTGCGTCAGATCCACCTCGGTACCATCTGCCAGTCTGGTGTGTACGGCAGTAGCCTGCTGCTCTACCGGCACGCCAAATCCACGTTCCTCTACCGGAGCCTCGAGGGTCTTTTTCCAGTTGCTTTTGGCATGCTGCAGCGAGATTCGATCCTGCGGGCGTTTTGGCCCGGAGATGCTGGGCTCTACCGATCCCAGGTCAAGCTCCAGGACGGTTTCGAACTCCGGATCAGGGGTGTCGTCGGTCCGGAACAGCCCCTGTGCCCTGCTGTACAGCTCGACCAGCTCGATCAGCTCCTCCGGACGGCCGGTGTTGTACATGTAGTCCAGGGTTTGCTGGTCCACCGGAAAATACCCGACCGTTGCACCATACTCCGGGGCCATGTTCGAGAGGGTCGCCCGATCCGGCACGCTCATGTTACTGAGGCCCTGCCCGAAGAACTCGACAAACTTGCCGACAACCCCGTGTTTCCGCAGCATTTCGGTAATGGTCAGTACAATATCGGTGGCGGTTATGCCGGGTTTTACACTGCCGGTAAGTCGCACCCCGACTACCGCTGGCGCCAGCATGTAGATCGGCTGCCCCAGCATGGCTGCCTCGGCTTCGATACCGCCAACACCCCAGCCAACAATACCAAGCCCGTTGATCATCGGGGTATGGCTGTCGGTACCGACCAGGCTGTCAGGATAGGCCATCGGCAGATCGCTGCTGTTGTCCAGCTGCACCACCTTGCCAAGATACTCCAGGTTCACCTGATGACAGATCCCGCTGGCAGGAGGGACGACATCAAAGTTGCCGAAGGCACCCTGCCCCCAGCGCAGGAACTCGTAGCGCTCGCGATTACGCTGGAACTCAAGCTCGGCATTCTGCTGCAGCGCTGTTGATGAGGCGAAAAAGTCGGTAGATACCGAGTGGTCGATAACCAGATTAACCGGAAGCTGGGGATTGATCAGCGCCGGATCACCATTCAGTTTCTGCATCGCACTGCGCATCGCAGCCAGGTCAACTACGCACGGCACACCGGTAAAGTCCTGCAGCAGAACACGGGCCGGGGTAAAAGGGATTTCAATCGATCCCGGTTTTTTGGGGTTGTAGGCGAAAAATGCTTCGGCGTGCTCACGGGTCACCTCGGCGCCATTTATCCGGCGCACAACACTTTCCATCAGTACCTTGATGGAGAATGGAAGCCGCTTGCTCGCGGTAAGCTGAGTGAGCTTCTCTAAGCTGATATACCGAACTGCCCCGCTGGAGGTCTCCAGCTGCTGTTCCAGTCCAAACACGTCTTGAAAGGTATTGTCCATAATGATTTCACTCCTGCCCCGCTATAGTACCGAAAACCCGGCGCCGCTTGCAAGGCAGGGTGGATCCAGGATACCGGCCTCACTCGCGCTGGTAGAAGTGCTGTCCGAGTGTCTCGAGCACCAGCTCCTGCAGCTCCTGATTACTCTCGACCGCCATCAGAGCGGCATCAATATTTCCGCCAAACACCACCACAAAGGGGGTTTCACCGATGTGGGCCAGCCCGAAACTGCCGACCCTGCGCTGCAGCAGCTCGTTCAGCTCACTGCGCGGCAGCCCGACCAGCTCCTGGAGCTCGTCTATCCGGATGTCTTCGCCGTGGACATACACCAGCAGCCCCGGCTCGGCAGGTGCTTCATCAAGGGCGCGACGGGGCGGAAACACCCGGGCGGTAAAACGCAGGCCGCGAGGTTGTGATATTTCGTACATGGAGTTCAGCATCAGCTCCCGGTACCGGGAATTCATGTACACGGGAACCGGGGTTTCGGGCGCGGGTTCAGGCTCGATTTCTACCGCCATCGGCTGCGGCGGTTGTTCCGGGGTGGCACAGCCAGCTGTCACCACAGCTGCTGTCAGCAGAAGCAGCATCGGTACACCGGCCGTAATAGTCTTGATCAGGTTTTTCATACCTACAGATTCGGCATATCGGGAGGGCAAAGCAACTGCAGCAAACCAAAAAAAGCCCCCGGGGAAAAGGAGGAAACCCCGGGGGCCGCTGCTACAATTGGTACACCTGGACGGAAATAAGTCCCACTACCTTTAATCTACTGTTTTGCTGGTAGAAAAGCCAGAATAATGTGCATAAAAATCAATGATGAATTGTGTCAATCGTCTTCGACCTCGACATGAACATTGCGTACCGTTTCCTGATCGTCATCCGCTGCCGGGTCCTCCGGTTGCGGCGGTCGTTCCTGACTGCTGCGCGGGGATCCGCCTGCCGGCGTTCTTCCCTGCAGCGCATCGTCAATCGATTTCAGACCAGCCTTGAATCCCTGCTCGGCCAGATCAAAAAAGCCTTTCAGATTCTCGCTGAACTCACCGCTGCGCATCGATTCACCGGCATCCTCGAATCCCTGTCGTACTGATTCGGCCGTATCATCCACCCCGTCACGAACGGACTTATGTCCCGAGGCGACATCAGACCAGGTCTTGAAGTTCTTGTACAGAGTCTGAACCGGATCGCCGCCATGAACAGCCCGTACCTGATCCCGATAGACGGCGGCCAGTCCTGGGACCTGTCGGAAGACCATCTGCAGCAGGGAGCGAAGGTAGATTCGTCGCTCACGCTCCTCCCGCTTCAATCCATCGAGCTCTGCCACGATACGATCCGCGGCGCTGCCCAGCAGCATCTGTCGTTCGGCCGGATCCAGACTGCCTTCCTGCAGAGCAAGAATAGCTGGCAAAAAACTGCCCTGCTGCAGCAAATCCTCAATTTCTTTTCTGTCGATCATAAAAACTCCTGTTTTCGTCCTGAATAAGGTATAATGTGCAGATATGAAATGCAAGCTGATCCTGCTGCTGGCGACAGCGGTATCCCTGTCGGTTCTGCCCCCCCGCCCGGCTGCTGCCGAGGGGATTCTGTTCGGGGTTGTTCCCGGAGACCGCATGACCATGACCACCCGCAGCAATGTCCGAATACATCTGAACGGTAATTATCTCGGGTTCCGCTATGGCGAGGAACGCATCATCCTTGATGAAGGGGCGATACAACTGGACACCTCCCGGCTGGGTCCCGGCCAGACATATCGGGGAACGGCCTTCGTTCTCTCGAACACCGTCCGCGATCAGCGCCAGGCAGCCCGCTCGCTGGATGACATAGTACCGGTTGAGCTGCATATCGGTTACGACGGCACCTTCACCCTGGACGACCGCGACCCGGTTATTGCCGTCCGTTCCATCCCCAGTTTTCCCGACCGGGAGCTTGTTCCCGGTGACACCTGGGAAGCCTATGGACAGGTGGTGGTTGATCCCTTTCAGGACGGGGTGCCTACAACGGTCCCGGTACTGATTGCCTACCGCTTTGACGGCTTTGACTCCTATCTGGGAGAACCGGCTGCGGTAATCTCGGCACAGTACGCCCTGCGCTATCGACAGGGCCAGGATCGTCGCGGCGACCCCGAACTGCAGACAATTCAGGGACGCCACATCCTCCAGATTTTTATGAGTGCTGACGGCAGTCGTCCGTTGTTTATTCGGGATACCTTGCAGGATCAGTTCCTGTATCGCGATGGCACCCGGGTCGAGATGAGCGGATTCCGGCTGACCTTCTTCGATACCCCCCGCAGTCGTACCGCCGGTGAGCTGCGCGAACGCCTGACGGTGCGGCCGCAGATTCGCGAGCAGCTGCCGCCGCCGATTGCCGACCCGCCAGCACCCGGCCTGCCAAGCGAGCGCCCTGACAGTGAGCGCAGTGATCCCCCTGGTATTGCCGAAGCGGTCGACCCGGGCACAGCCCGTCCCGGTGACCCGGCCGATGATCCGACTGCTGCCCAGGAGCAGATCACGATTGAACAGACCGATCTCGGGCTACGCCTGTCGCTGCCCTCCATTCGCTTCGTGGCCGACCAGGCAGTGGTACTGCCGGCAGAGCGCGATCGCCTGAGCAGTCTGGCTGAAGCCTTGCAGGAAGGGCTGACCCTGAATCCCGATGCCAGCTTTATGATAGTCGGGCACACCGCTGATATAGGGCTGGCGGAGAATCAGCAGCGACTATCGGAGGAACGTGCCAGTGCTATTGTAGCCGAGATGGTGCAGCGCGGTCTGCCGGCCGATCGCTTTCTGTATCAGGGGCGAGGCGGGCGTGAGCCGATTGCAGACAACGACACCCCGGTGGGACGGGCATTGAACCGTCGGGTAGAGGTGTATATCATCGAGTAATGAAGCACAAAAACCGATTGTCCAAACGCATCTGTCGCAGCCTGCCAGCAACAGTCTGGATCGTAACCGGCTCGAGCCGGGGTATCGGCCGCGTTGTTGCCGAAATGCTCCTGCACAATGGAGCCAGTGTGGTTCTGCACGGACGCAATCCCGAACGCCTGGAGCAGACCCGCCGTGAACTGAGCCAGCGATACGACGAGACACGCCTGGCGGCGCTGGCTGGAGACATCGGCAATCCCGATACCGCGGTTGAGCTGACCGTACTGGCAGCCTCCCGTTTCGGCCGCCTGGACGGCCTGGTGGCCAATGCCGGGATCAGCATGCGCGGTCGCTTCCTGGAACTCGCGCCGGAGGTTATGGATACGGTGGTCAGGACCAACCTGCTGGGCACCGCCTACACCCTGCAGGCAGCCCTGACGCTGCTGCAGGAGTATCGCGGACGCGCAGTAGTAATCTCCAGCCTGGCAGGTCTGCGAGGATTTCCGAATGTCTCGATCTACTCGGCAGCCCGCATGGCGCTGTCGGGTCTGGTGGAGGCAGTTCGGGCTGAACTGCAGCCGGAATCCCCGCGTCCGGTGCTGATTTCGCTTGGATTTACCGAGAACGACCCGGACAAGCATATCCTTGATGCCGGAGGAACGGCTGTACGGCACCAGCGTTCAGCCGATGCCACCCAGCAGGAGGCCGCCGTTGCCATCCTCACGGCCGCCTTCGGCCGCAAGGGGCATTACGTCACCACCGCCAAGGGCCGGTTGTTTGCTGCGGCCAACCGCTGGCTGCCCGGTCTGGTTGGCCGGCTGCTGCAGCGATCGTCCGGCAGGATTCATGGCGGCTGAGAGGCAGTAAAATTACAGCGTGTTACGCAGCTCAGGATCCCGACCCAGCGGGTGCACCGCTTTGCGGTAGGAGGAGTAGTCCTCACCGGCATGGTAGCTGGATCGTACCAGCGGGCCGGCATGAACCTGCAAAAAACCTTTGGCAAGGGCAGTCTCGCGCAAGGCAGCAAACTCGTCAGGGTGATAATACTTCTGTACCGCAAGCTGGGCCTTGGTGGGTTGCAGATACTGCCCGATATTCATCATCCGCACCCCGTTTTCCAGCAGATCATCCATTGCCTGATGCAGCTCGGGCTCTGTTTCCCCCAAACCGACCATAACACTCGACTTGATAATCGCCGAGGGATCCAGCTCACCGGCAATCCGAAGGAATGCCAGGCTGCGTTCGTAGGTAGACCGGGAGCGCACCATTGGCGTCAGGCGAGCAACCGTCTCGATGTTGTGACTCATGATCTCGGCCTTGGCCTCCATCAGGTTGGCAATCGAGTCGCGGTCACCCATCATATCCGAGGCCAGCACCTCGACACTGGTAGATGGCGAGAGTTGCTTGATAGCACGCACCGTATTTGCCATCATCATGGAACCGCCATCCGGCAGCTCGTCGCGATTCACCATGGTGATAACCGCATGCTCCAGTTCCATCTCCTGTACCGCCAGCGCCACCTTGCGGGGCTCGCTCCAGTCCAGCTCACGCGGCAAGCCGGTCTTGACGCTGCAGAATCTGCAGCGCCGGGTACAGGTATCGCCCAGGATCATAAAGGTTGCGGTACGATGCTCGGCCCAGCATTCATGTATATTCGGACAGCGCGCCTCTTCACACACAGTGTGCAGATTGCCGGCACGCATGCGCCTCCGGATTCCGGTAAAATCGGTGTTGGTCTGCAGTGAGACCTTAAGCCACTCGGGTTTCTGCATGGTCTCAATGTATGCCCTTCCGGGGATGCGCGGCAAGCCCCGCGAACCTGTGTGCTGACAATCCTTTTGTATTTCAGTAAGATACAGCTGGAGGCGCTATGTACTGGCTGGTCAAATCAGAACCCGACACCTTTTCCATACAGGACCTGGCAGGAATGCCGGATCAAACCGAACACTGGGACGGTGTTCGTAATTATCAGGCACGAAACTTTATGCGCGACGAGATGCGTAAAGGCGACAAGGTCCTGTTCTAT comes from the Spirochaeta africana DSM 8902 genome and includes:
- the lipA gene encoding lipoyl synthase, with amino-acid sequence MQKPEWLKVSLQTNTDFTGIRRRMRAGNLHTVCEEARCPNIHECWAEHRTATFMILGDTCTRRCRFCSVKTGLPRELDWSEPRKVALAVQEMELEHAVITMVNRDELPDGGSMMMANTVRAIKQLSPSTSVEVLASDMMGDRDSIANLMEAKAEIMSHNIETVARLTPMVRSRSTYERSLAFLRIAGELDPSAIIKSSVMVGLGETEPELHQAMDDLLENGVRMMNIGQYLQPTKAQLAVQKYYHPDEFAALRETALAKGFLQVHAGPLVRSSYHAGEDYSSYRKAVHPLGRDPELRNTL
- a CDS encoding SDR family NAD(P)-dependent oxidoreductase, giving the protein MKHKNRLSKRICRSLPATVWIVTGSSRGIGRVVAEMLLHNGASVVLHGRNPERLEQTRRELSQRYDETRLAALAGDIGNPDTAVELTVLAASRFGRLDGLVANAGISMRGRFLELAPEVMDTVVRTNLLGTAYTLQAALTLLQEYRGRAVVISSLAGLRGFPNVSIYSAARMALSGLVEAVRAELQPESPRPVLISLGFTENDPDKHILDAGGTAVRHQRSADATQQEAAVAILTAAFGRKGHYVTTAKGRLFAAANRWLPGLVGRLLQRSSGRIHGG